A single region of the Labeo rohita strain BAU-BD-2019 chromosome 3, IGBB_LRoh.1.0, whole genome shotgun sequence genome encodes:
- the LOC127163473 gene encoding uncharacterized protein LOC127163473 has product MSLLYAVEEAVKMCKVEESRLTENTRQCKEILRSMKTRVTVTSELESAAAIDTREDIPPEEKQEIDLLEQVLKKALKIRSTSEVHKDLHSDSKHPNESKNKTLVNYTVKEEDKRKLVKSVPPSEMCKKPNHHRRAGGNAGHGAPWTRPVLVRKGPNAHSVFKRRPSLPKSAPMKISSTESQQKMCVKTTNAKESSEDNFPSVPCQEVPASGKDWKITTGSTQSEEQWIPSPLLPAWRAQRTKRNRLWKKVLTQQSKPVPERTQFTERLRATFLSEWPSRSPAAITTDLDLLTQRCLDLTHCFHAELQAQKDSDSGTLHEREYESLQMLKGLERMTAELITCADHQKKDWERWDVRISGALCPVRRRGERGDPAHSCLPPILSYSTEAELRELESRRLRVEQLQQAVRLQQAMSDSLASYWSSRPGAGRPSAVVLRGLYSLLAEGGVQFPSLVLDSESD; this is encoded by the exons TCAAGGCTCACTGAAAACACCAGACAATGCAAGGAGATTTTACGTTCAAT GAAAACACGAGTGACAGTAACCAGTGAGCTGGAAAGTGCAGCAGCCATCGATACAAGAGAGG ATATTCCACctgaagaaaaacaagaaattgACTTGTTGGAGcaggttttaaaaaaagcactgaAAATCCGCAGCACGTCGGAGGTTCATAAAGACCTTCACTCTGACAGCAAACACCCTAACgagagcaaaaataaaacactcgTTAATTATACTGTTAAAGAGGAAGATAAAAGAAAACTGGTGAAATCTGTCCCTCCCTCTGAGATGTGCAAAAAACCCAATCATCACAGGCGTGCTGGAGGGAATGCGGGCCATGGGGCTCCCTGGACGCGGCCGGTTCTGGTCCGGAAAGGACCGAATGCTCATTCGGTGTTCAAAAGAAGGCCGTCACTTCCAAAGAGCGCTCCAATGAAGATCTCTTCCACAGAATCCCAGCAGAAGATGTGCGTCAAAACCACAAATGCTAAAGAGTCATCTGAAGATAATTTCCCATCAGTCCCCTGCCAAGAAGTGCCTGCATCTGGCAAAGATTGGAAAATCACAACAGGAAGTACGCAGTCTGAGGAACAATG gATACCGTCTCCTTTGCTGCCAGCTTGGCGGGCACAGAGAACAAAACGGAACCG ACTGTGGAAGAAAGTGTTAACCCAGCAATCAAAGCCAGTACCAGAGAGAACTCAATTTACGGAGAGACTGCGGGCAACT TTCCTGTCCGAATGGCCTTCCAGATCTCCCGCTGCTATCACAACAGACCTGGACTTGCTTACACAGCGCTGTCTTGACTTGACACACTGCTTCCACGCTGAGCTACAGGCTCAGAAGGACTCAGATTCAG gGACCTTGCACGAGAGAGAATATGAGTCCTTGCAGATGCTGAAGGGTTTGGAGAGGATGACGGCAGAACTTATTACGTGTGCTGATCATCAGAAAAAAG ACTGGGAGAGGTGGGATGTGAGGATCTCTGGAGCTTTGTGTCCCGTCCGGAGGAGAGGTGAACGGGGTGACCCGGCCCATTCCTGCCTGCCGCCCATCCTGTCGTACAGCACTGAGGCTGAACTGAGAGAGCTGGAAAGCCGAAGGCTCAGAGTAGAGCAACTTCAGCAGGCTGTTCGTCTTCAACAG GCGATGTCCGATAGCCTTGCGTCTTACTGGAGCTCTCGTCCCGGAGCCGGTCGACCCAGTGCCGTGGTTCTGCGTGGCTTGTACTCACTGCTGGCGGAGGGAGGAGTCCAGTTCCCATCTCTGGTTTTGGACTCAGAGtcagattga